One Bythopirellula goksoeyrii genomic window, CAAATAGCGGACAATCGAAGGTTTGCATTAGCTCGGTGGCTTGTGCCTAGGTGGATACCTAAGAGGTCGAGATGTCGGAAGTCTTAGAAGTAAAGAAGCGTGATTTGGTTGGGAAGCTCAACAACGGCCGATTGCGCCGGTCGGGGAAACTCCCTTCGGTGTTGTACGGCCATGGCAAAGAATGTTTGAGTTTAGAAATCTCAGCCGATGCTTTGAACGCCTCACTCCGTCATGGCGCCAAATTGGTTGAACTCAAAGGGGCTGCCAAGGGCCAGGCACTCTTGCAAGATATTCAGTGGGACACTTTTCAGCAGCACGTGTTGCATGTCGACTTGTTGCGAGTTGAAGCCCAAGATCGAGTTACGATCGACGTTGAGTTGCTGCTCCGAGGCGAAGCGCCAGGTGAGCATGAGGGGGGTATCGTCGACCAGTTGATTCACTCGGTGGAACTTGAGACAGATCCGGGTCATATTCCCGAAAACTTGCATTTGAACATCAATCACCTCCATCTTGGTGAAGAACTCAAAGTATCTGACATTGAAGACTTGCCCGCTGGAGCCGTCGTCCTGGGTGAACCAGACATGATCCTTGTGCAATGTGTTGAACCCACAATCCAGCCTGAAGAAGAGGAAATGGGTGCAGCAGGTACCGAACCTGAGGTCATCGGTGAGCGGAAGGACGAAGAGGAGGAAGACAAGTCAGAGGAATAGAATATCATTTTGCCTCGGGATTGATTTGCGGGATCACAGCGAATCAACAGGCAAGTGCTATTCAGGAGGCGACTGGGAACGATGAAACTAGTCGCAGGCCTGGGAAATCCAGGTAAGAAATACGAAGCAACAAGACACAACATAGGTTTTGAAGTTGTCCAGTCGCTTGCTCGCGAATTTGCTAGTTCGACAGGACGCTTGAAGTTTGAAGGGCATCTCCAAGAATGCCTTGTAGGTACTGAGAAATTACTGCTGCTGATGCCGCAAACATTCATGAATTTGAGTGGGCGGAGTATTCAGCAAACCATGGATTTCTACAAAATCAGCACGGATGACCTGCTAGTCGTTTGTGACGATTTTCACCTTCCTTTAGGGACTCTGCGGCTTCGGCCTGCAGGCTCTGATGGAGGGCAAAAGGGATTGGCTGATACGATTCGACAATTGAAGACCGATCAAATTGCTCGGTTGAGATTAGGAATCGGGCCGGTTCCTGAGGAGTGGAATCCAGCCGATTTTGTGCTTGGGAAGTTTACTTCCCAAGAATGCAAGGAAGTGCGAAATCAAGTCACTCGAGCCCATCAGGCCGTGCAGACTTGGGCAGAGCAGGGAATAACTCTGGCAATGAGCCAGTTTAACGGTGGTCCGCCTGAAGCAGGCTGACATCAAAAATTAGAATATCCTCACGGGTGCCAAACGAGTCACATCAATTAGCGGAGTCGAGTTTTGGAAGAGAATACTGGCGTTTACGAAGGTTTGTTTATCCTGGATGCGAATGCATTCGCGAAAGACCATGATGGTTTGGAACGCGAAGTGAATGGGCTGATCGAATCGGCCGGAGGCCAAATCGAGGTGAGCCGACTGTGGGAGGAGCGACGCTTGGCATATCCCGTGAAAGGTCATCGTAAAGGTGCCTACTGGATCACCTACTTTCGTCTGCCAACTTCAAAGCTTACGGGTCTGACACACGACTGCGAAATTCAGGATAATATCCTGCGACAACTGTTTATCCGCTTGCCGGGAGCACTCGTTGAGCCAATTCTAGAGCATGCTCGAAGTGGCGGAGTCGTCCGAGCGGTACCAGTAAGCGAGAGTTCGGATGACTCAAGAGATGAAGATACTGAGGATTCTGAAGAAGTTGTCGAAGAAGTAGGCGTATAGCATCTTTCGTAGTTGGCTCCCACATCGCCTGCATCCATCGAATTTGTATCTGACGGAAGGAAAGTTGCCATGGCCAGTTTCAATCGAGTGGTTCTGCTCGGCAATTTAACACGTGATATCGAATTGCGTTACGTTGGC contains:
- a CDS encoding 50S ribosomal protein L25; its protein translation is MSEVLEVKKRDLVGKLNNGRLRRSGKLPSVLYGHGKECLSLEISADALNASLRHGAKLVELKGAAKGQALLQDIQWDTFQQHVLHVDLLRVEAQDRVTIDVELLLRGEAPGEHEGGIVDQLIHSVELETDPGHIPENLHLNINHLHLGEELKVSDIEDLPAGAVVLGEPDMILVQCVEPTIQPEEEEMGAAGTEPEVIGERKDEEEEDKSEE
- the pth gene encoding aminoacyl-tRNA hydrolase: MKLVAGLGNPGKKYEATRHNIGFEVVQSLAREFASSTGRLKFEGHLQECLVGTEKLLLLMPQTFMNLSGRSIQQTMDFYKISTDDLLVVCDDFHLPLGTLRLRPAGSDGGQKGLADTIRQLKTDQIARLRLGIGPVPEEWNPADFVLGKFTSQECKEVRNQVTRAHQAVQTWAEQGITLAMSQFNGGPPEAG
- the rpsF gene encoding 30S ribosomal protein S6; translation: MEENTGVYEGLFILDANAFAKDHDGLEREVNGLIESAGGQIEVSRLWEERRLAYPVKGHRKGAYWITYFRLPTSKLTGLTHDCEIQDNILRQLFIRLPGALVEPILEHARSGGVVRAVPVSESSDDSRDEDTEDSEEVVEEVGV